In Alicyclobacillus macrosporangiidus CPP55, a single window of DNA contains:
- a CDS encoding NAD-dependent epimerase/dehydratase family protein yields the protein MKLLVTGGAGFIGSHLAEHLLRSGHTVTVLDNMSTGSSRNIDDLKAYDRFSFVCGTVLDAKLVNSLVKEHDAVFHLAAVVGTKNCIENPIDLIHSNIMGTDNVVEACYEHGKKLVLASTSEVYGRSEQIPFREDGPRVFGPVHADRWCYATTKTLDEYLSLAYAKLGLAVTILRYFNIYGPRANQSRYANVIPSFIRCALNNEPLQVHGTGEQTRSFTYVSDCVGATVAALAPSANGAVINVGTEDEVSINALAKTIIRLSGSRSAIVHVPYEHVFGPGHEDVSRRVPDATRARQLLNFHPRVTLEDGLRKTIDWYRKASGIERRPNHHENVEEYGDEIHS from the coding sequence ATGAAGCTGCTGGTTACCGGAGGGGCCGGCTTTATCGGTTCACATTTGGCCGAACACCTCCTTCGCTCAGGACATACCGTCACCGTCTTGGACAATATGTCCACCGGGAGTTCGCGGAACATCGACGACCTCAAGGCGTACGATCGCTTTTCGTTTGTGTGCGGCACCGTCCTCGACGCGAAACTGGTGAATTCGCTGGTGAAAGAACACGATGCCGTGTTCCATCTGGCGGCCGTGGTCGGTACCAAGAATTGTATCGAGAATCCCATCGACCTGATACACAGCAACATTATGGGTACGGACAATGTCGTCGAAGCCTGTTACGAACATGGGAAAAAACTCGTGCTTGCCTCGACATCGGAGGTGTACGGGCGATCCGAACAGATCCCGTTCCGGGAAGACGGTCCGAGGGTGTTCGGCCCCGTTCACGCAGACCGCTGGTGTTATGCCACCACCAAGACGCTCGACGAATACCTGAGCCTGGCCTATGCCAAGCTCGGCCTTGCCGTCACCATTCTGCGTTACTTCAACATTTACGGCCCGCGGGCAAACCAGAGCCGGTACGCAAATGTCATCCCGTCCTTCATCCGGTGCGCGTTGAACAATGAACCGCTTCAGGTCCACGGTACGGGAGAGCAAACGAGAAGCTTCACCTATGTCAGCGACTGCGTCGGGGCCACGGTTGCGGCGCTTGCGCCGTCGGCAAATGGGGCCGTGATCAACGTCGGCACGGAAGATGAAGTCAGCATCAATGCGTTGGCCAAGACCATCATCCGACTGTCGGGATCCCGGTCGGCCATCGTGCACGTGCCCTACGAACACGTCTTTGGACCCGGACACGAGGACGTCTCTCGGCGCGTCCCGGATGCCACACGCGCGCGCCAGTTGCTGAACTTTCACCCGAGGGTGACACTGGAGGACGGCCTCCGGAAGACCATCGATTGGTATCGAAAGGCAAGTGGTATCGAAAGGAGGCCCAACCATCATGAAAATGTGGAGGAGTATGGGGATGAGATCCATTCATAG
- a CDS encoding glycosyltransferase family 2 protein: MRSIHRDTTKRLAIVVPASNEADTIRPVLTELLKLQPDELIVVENGSTDGTGQIAKSMGAKVLSYDMPLGNDVPRALGALAADADIYLFTDSDIVIPAEELMPLIEDIESGSDMAINAIDWCARHPKPDAPSIARYYLNLCLGRRDLGLENVLTVPHAFSRKALDHIGKEVLANPLLATALVIDEGLTVTVPTQFNVLDKNRARKAHQTRPGDKLPYAYLRMHGDTTEAFAYLLNKKGPRFGFGPGLQDRSAYYARLAYTQTWKPSAQPVKEPDVTLVLSISHDTVPLRRFLEQMKDRYRLIPVVHGAEAKVTRLLERLNIPYIHIPRFVGHNVAFAIGAELAETPIAVFHDTLQPLDNYEIHPFVAPIRAGKAHVVVNDQSMYVGRLEGMYSVHIGNYYMNIVGNEPELTTSGMNLPPYGVHVPSFRPIGWHALMNPSLAQLVALERGLKVVPGLHLDITHRTNVRWRPVLLDRNTLLGDQMESLYYWVTKYGYRGGFHDGNRQRQVLPPGRPTYPVTPPVGQPHVDLHTILWNDGSPSQV; the protein is encoded by the coding sequence ATGAGATCCATTCATAGGGATACAACGAAACGACTCGCCATCGTGGTACCCGCCTCGAACGAGGCGGACACCATACGCCCGGTCCTGACGGAACTGCTGAAGCTCCAGCCAGACGAACTCATCGTTGTGGAGAACGGCTCCACGGACGGTACCGGGCAAATCGCCAAATCGATGGGCGCCAAGGTGCTTTCGTACGACATGCCGTTGGGAAATGACGTGCCTAGAGCGCTGGGTGCGCTTGCTGCCGATGCGGACATCTACTTGTTTACGGATTCGGACATTGTGATTCCTGCGGAGGAACTGATGCCGCTCATCGAAGACATCGAGTCCGGCTCCGACATGGCCATCAACGCCATTGATTGGTGCGCTCGGCACCCCAAACCGGACGCGCCATCCATCGCCCGCTACTATCTCAACCTCTGTCTGGGCCGGCGTGATCTCGGTTTGGAGAACGTGCTCACCGTCCCGCATGCCTTCAGCAGGAAGGCATTGGACCACATCGGTAAGGAGGTGTTGGCGAACCCATTGCTCGCGACTGCGCTCGTCATAGACGAAGGGTTGACCGTCACGGTGCCGACGCAGTTCAACGTCTTGGACAAAAACCGCGCCCGCAAGGCGCACCAGACCCGGCCGGGTGACAAGCTGCCCTACGCATACCTGCGAATGCACGGCGACACCACGGAGGCGTTCGCGTACCTGTTGAACAAAAAGGGACCGAGGTTCGGATTCGGTCCCGGGTTGCAGGACCGATCCGCCTATTACGCCCGTCTCGCCTATACGCAAACGTGGAAGCCCAGTGCGCAGCCCGTCAAGGAGCCGGACGTCACCCTGGTCCTGTCCATCTCGCACGACACGGTGCCACTGCGCCGCTTTCTGGAGCAAATGAAGGACCGGTACCGCTTGATCCCGGTCGTGCACGGCGCCGAGGCCAAAGTCACGCGGTTGCTCGAACGCCTGAACATCCCTTACATTCACATCCCGCGCTTCGTTGGGCACAATGTGGCGTTTGCGATCGGTGCCGAGCTGGCGGAGACGCCGATCGCGGTGTTTCACGACACGCTGCAGCCGCTGGACAACTACGAGATCCATCCCTTTGTGGCGCCGATTCGCGCCGGAAAGGCTCACGTTGTGGTCAATGACCAGTCCATGTACGTGGGCAGGCTGGAAGGCATGTACTCGGTGCACATCGGCAACTACTACATGAACATCGTGGGCAATGAGCCGGAACTGACTACTTCCGGGATGAACCTCCCGCCCTACGGCGTCCACGTCCCGTCATTCCGTCCCATTGGCTGGCACGCGCTGATGAACCCCTCACTGGCGCAGCTGGTGGCACTGGAGAGGGGCCTCAAAGTCGTCCCGGGTCTGCACTTGGATATCACGCATCGCACGAACGTGCGTTGGAGGCCGGTCCTGTTGGACCGGAATACGCTGCTCGGGGACCAAATGGAGAGTCTGTACTATTGGGTAACCAAATACGGCTACCGAGGCGGTTTCCACGACGGCAACCGGCAGCGCCAAGTGCTTCCGCCCGGTCGTCCCACTTATCCCGTCACACCGCCGGTCGGGCAACCCCATGTCGATCTGCACACGATCCTCTGGAATGATGGCTCTCCGTCTCAAGTTTGA
- a CDS encoding nucleotide sugar dehydrogenase — translation MGDHVFQRVCVVGQGFVGLPLAVAFASSGVHVVGIDIDARKVQELNAGKSPIADVPDQSLQSLLWAGRISFTTDIGRIAGADAVLICVPTPLNDRGAPDLTYILEAAKSISRHLSKGQLIVLESSTFPGTTEEILIPILETYGMRAGEDFYVAYSPERINPGETFDLRRIPKVVGGVTQASLERAVDLYRLVFEQVVPTSSTRVAEFTKLLENTQRFINISMMNQLAVLCHQTGLDLWEAIAAAATKPYGFVPYYPGPGVGGHCIPVDPMYLKWYADRSRCTLDLVDAANKINHFMPAFVAERIVSLSDVEQPRVLIVGVTYKRDVNDTRESASLRVLEELAQRSATTAYHDPLVPEIRVCGQEQRSTPLTAQTVSSFDVVAILTDHSNVDYELIQKHARNVLDCRGVYKTKSPNVHTL, via the coding sequence ATGGGCGACCACGTGTTCCAGCGCGTGTGTGTTGTTGGACAGGGCTTTGTTGGGCTTCCGTTGGCAGTGGCGTTTGCGAGTAGCGGGGTTCACGTGGTGGGCATCGACATCGATGCACGCAAGGTTCAGGAGCTGAATGCGGGCAAAAGTCCGATTGCCGATGTACCGGATCAATCCCTGCAATCCCTTCTCTGGGCCGGTCGGATCTCCTTCACGACGGACATAGGCCGGATTGCGGGAGCCGACGCGGTTCTCATCTGTGTACCGACCCCGCTCAATGACCGCGGGGCACCGGATTTGACCTACATCTTGGAGGCCGCCAAGTCGATCTCCAGACACCTGTCGAAAGGGCAGTTGATCGTCCTGGAGAGTTCCACATTTCCAGGCACGACGGAAGAAATCCTGATTCCGATTCTGGAGACATACGGCATGCGCGCCGGTGAAGACTTCTATGTCGCCTACTCACCGGAACGCATCAATCCCGGTGAGACGTTTGATCTCCGGCGCATTCCAAAAGTGGTTGGCGGAGTCACGCAGGCGTCGCTCGAACGGGCGGTGGACCTGTACCGCCTCGTCTTCGAACAAGTGGTTCCGACGTCGTCCACGCGCGTTGCGGAGTTCACCAAACTCTTGGAGAATACGCAGCGCTTCATCAACATCTCGATGATGAATCAACTCGCGGTGTTATGCCATCAAACCGGACTCGACTTATGGGAGGCCATTGCCGCCGCCGCAACCAAACCCTACGGGTTTGTTCCCTACTATCCGGGACCTGGTGTCGGCGGGCACTGTATTCCCGTGGACCCGATGTACCTGAAGTGGTATGCGGACCGATCTCGTTGCACCCTGGACCTCGTCGATGCGGCGAACAAGATCAACCACTTCATGCCCGCATTTGTGGCGGAGCGGATTGTGAGCCTGAGCGATGTCGAGCAACCGCGAGTGTTGATTGTGGGTGTCACGTACAAGCGCGACGTGAATGACACGCGCGAATCCGCTTCGCTGCGGGTATTGGAAGAGCTGGCCCAGCGATCGGCGACGACGGCTTACCATGACCCGCTCGTGCCCGAGATTCGCGTCTGCGGGCAGGAACAGCGGTCCACGCCCCTCACCGCGCAGACGGTTTCCAGCTTCGACGTGGTGGCGATTCTCACGGACCACTCCAATGTCGATTACGAACTGATCCAAAAGCATGCGCGGAACGTGCTCGACTGCCGAGGGGTTTACAAGACCAAGAGCCCGAACGTTCACACCTTGTGA